In Rhineura floridana isolate rRhiFlo1 chromosome 22, rRhiFlo1.hap2, whole genome shotgun sequence, a single genomic region encodes these proteins:
- the LOC133374941 gene encoding protein S100-A6-like, which produces MACPLDQAICLLVAIFHKYSGKEGDKNTLSKRELKELIKKELTIGEKLNDTEIQGLMKDLDRNGDQEVNFQEYVAFLGALAMIYNEALKS; this is translated from the exons ATGGCATGCCCCCTCGACCAAGCCATTTGCCTTCTAGTTGCCATCTTCCACAAATATTCAGGCAAGGAAGGTGATAAGAACACTCTAAGTAAGAGAGAGTTGAAGGAGCTGATCAAGAAGGAGTTGACCATTGGAGAG aaattgaACGACACGGAGATCCAGGGACTGATGAAGGATCTGGACCGCAACGGAGACCAAGAGGTGAACTTCCAGGAGTACGTCGCTTTCTTGGGCGCCTTGGCGATGATTTACAACGAAGCTTTGAAATCATAA